A single window of Watersipora subatra chromosome 9, tzWatSuba1.1, whole genome shotgun sequence DNA harbors:
- the LOC137404351 gene encoding uncharacterized protein isoform X2, giving the protein MRVCAEENVTSAMLYPSMSKEKELLVVGVGADEGVQDKLKHKMKQYFPEFTITTNNIKTYTDHTRPYAKSLMAVKELSRENKTYRVVSEATCELILEATDPTHGDNIPRLYAFVSAHFVLDEPEQELLKQSNVHENADKHVRQTTTGKNLDNLYSLSLLMPRKHLPVYAHDVIFSYRPYRRPEEDDQGPSHFSSFYGDACLLQIDEASINFEDDKIISKEELSSAMQERPDQKKIGDILPVTDAKDIIGMATKKVKIEVGPSSGYMILPGRALKSKKAETSRPQLHHIQFVIMDWNLLPGHSGSIVYVVDAKTQLRYRLGVLFGECNRQTDQKVFQAIVLHQAITELETRYGDKVQDLKPMHNDAQALGTKDPAAIRSRLVKHSEPSKDLSKREHLERKSEVRHAMNSTAISDDTSFSSKKDESLSLDSDMNSLSSSLNPKFDPSNSPSPIQKVTTGYQSPDVSGYYTGASNFTMNTDDE; this is encoded by the exons ATGAG AGTTTGCGCTGAAGAAAATGTCACCTCTGCCATGCTGTATCCTTCTATGTCAAAGGAGAAAGAGCTTTTGGTAGTTGGTGTGGGAGCTGATGAAGGCGTTCAAGACAAGCTGAAACACAAGATGAAGCAGTATTTTCCAGAATTCACCATAACCACCAATAATATTAAAACCTATACTGATCACACTCGACCTTATGCAAAGTCCCTcatggcagtgaaagagttgtcaagagaaaataaaaccTATCGTGTTGTTTCAGAAGCAACTTGTGAATTGATACTTGAGGCAACCGACCCAACACATGGCGATAACATTCCTAGGCTATATGCCTTTGTTAGCGCACATTTTGTTCTAGATGAGCCAGAGCAAGAGCTCCTTAAACAGAGTAATGTTCATGAAAATGCCGACAAACATGTACGACAAACCACCACCGGAAAGAATTTAGACAACCTATATAGTTTGTCTCTTCTCATGCCTAGAAAACACCTTCCAGTTTATGCCCATGATGTAATTTTTTCCTACCGACCATACCGGAGACCAGAAGAGGACGACCAAGGTCCTTCGCATTTCTCATCATTTTATGGGGATGCTTGCCTGCTACAAATTGATGAGGCTTCTATAAACTTTGAAGATGATAAAATTATATCTAAAGAGGAGCTGTCTAGCGCAATGCAAGAACGACCAGACCAAAAAAAGATTGGAGACATCCTTCCAGTTACAGATGCCAAAGATATCATTGGCATGGCTACTAAAAAGGTCAAAATAGAAGTGGGTCCTTCTAGTGGTTATATGATCCTACCTGGCCGGGCCTTGAAATCGAAAAAAGCTGAGACAAGCAGACCTCAGCTTCACCACATACAGTTTGTCATCATGGATTG GAATTTATTACCAGGCCACAGTGGCAGTATCGTCTATGTTGTTGATGCTAAGACGCAACTTCGATATCGGCTCGGAGTGCTGTTTGGAGAATGCAATCGACAAACAGATCAGAAAGTGTTTCAAGCAATCGTACTACACCAGGCAATAACTGAACTTGAGACAAGGTATGGAGACAAAGTGCAAGACTTGAAACCGATGCATAATGATGCACAGGCCTTGGGAACAAAAGATCCTGCTGCAATTCGTAGTCGTCTTGTAAAACACTCTGAGCCAAGCAAAGACTTGAGCAAGCGTGAGCACCTTGAAAGGAAGTCAGAAGTTCGACATGCTATGAACAGCACAGCAATAAGTGATGATACAAGCTTCTCTTCCAAAAAGGATGAAAGTCTGTCTCTTGACTCAGACATGAATTCCTTATCTTCTAGTTTGAATCCCAAATTTGACCCGTCTAACAGCCCTAGCCCAATCCAAAAGGTAACTACTGGCTATCAAAGCCCAGACGTGTCAGGGTATTACACAGGAGCTAGCAACTTCACAATGAACACGGATGATGAGTGA
- the LOC137404351 gene encoding uncharacterized protein isoform X1 translates to MMEIVMTKKNKFLKASNSERNEKVGGSSPDGSPDKREYETPPAYETVMRGDEEASADGCVEKKEEKPSANDHFEEREQTTSVMELVLNGYTYSLETVSADEAGEEGCEIIPDEVHDLVSEVCAEENVTSAMLYPSMSKEKELLVVGVGADEGVQDKLKHKMKQYFPEFTITTNNIKTYTDHTRPYAKSLMAVKELSRENKTYRVVSEATCELILEATDPTHGDNIPRLYAFVSAHFVLDEPEQELLKQSNVHENADKHVRQTTTGKNLDNLYSLSLLMPRKHLPVYAHDVIFSYRPYRRPEEDDQGPSHFSSFYGDACLLQIDEASINFEDDKIISKEELSSAMQERPDQKKIGDILPVTDAKDIIGMATKKVKIEVGPSSGYMILPGRALKSKKAETSRPQLHHIQFVIMDWNLLPGHSGSIVYVVDAKTQLRYRLGVLFGECNRQTDQKVFQAIVLHQAITELETRYGDKVQDLKPMHNDAQALGTKDPAAIRSRLVKHSEPSKDLSKREHLERKSEVRHAMNSTAISDDTSFSSKKDESLSLDSDMNSLSSSLNPKFDPSNSPSPIQKVTTGYQSPDVSGYYTGASNFTMNTDDE, encoded by the exons ATGATGGAAATTGTGAtgacaaaaaaaaacaagtttCTCAAGG CCTCGAATAGCGAGAGAAATGAGAAGGTGGGTGGGTCCAGCCCAGATGGCTCTCCTGACAAACGAGAATATGAAACACCACCAGCATATGAAACAGTAATGAGAGGAGATGAGGAGGCTTCAGCCGATGGCTGTGTCGAAAAAAAAGAGGAGAAACCTTCAGCCAATGACCACTTCGAAGAgagagagcagacaacttcagTGATGGAACTAGTGTTGAATGGATATACTTACAGTCTAGAGACTGTGTCTGCTGACGAGGCTGGAGAAGAAGGCTGTGAGATTATTCCAGATGAGGTGCATGACTTGGTCTCTGA AGTTTGCGCTGAAGAAAATGTCACCTCTGCCATGCTGTATCCTTCTATGTCAAAGGAGAAAGAGCTTTTGGTAGTTGGTGTGGGAGCTGATGAAGGCGTTCAAGACAAGCTGAAACACAAGATGAAGCAGTATTTTCCAGAATTCACCATAACCACCAATAATATTAAAACCTATACTGATCACACTCGACCTTATGCAAAGTCCCTcatggcagtgaaagagttgtcaagagaaaataaaaccTATCGTGTTGTTTCAGAAGCAACTTGTGAATTGATACTTGAGGCAACCGACCCAACACATGGCGATAACATTCCTAGGCTATATGCCTTTGTTAGCGCACATTTTGTTCTAGATGAGCCAGAGCAAGAGCTCCTTAAACAGAGTAATGTTCATGAAAATGCCGACAAACATGTACGACAAACCACCACCGGAAAGAATTTAGACAACCTATATAGTTTGTCTCTTCTCATGCCTAGAAAACACCTTCCAGTTTATGCCCATGATGTAATTTTTTCCTACCGACCATACCGGAGACCAGAAGAGGACGACCAAGGTCCTTCGCATTTCTCATCATTTTATGGGGATGCTTGCCTGCTACAAATTGATGAGGCTTCTATAAACTTTGAAGATGATAAAATTATATCTAAAGAGGAGCTGTCTAGCGCAATGCAAGAACGACCAGACCAAAAAAAGATTGGAGACATCCTTCCAGTTACAGATGCCAAAGATATCATTGGCATGGCTACTAAAAAGGTCAAAATAGAAGTGGGTCCTTCTAGTGGTTATATGATCCTACCTGGCCGGGCCTTGAAATCGAAAAAAGCTGAGACAAGCAGACCTCAGCTTCACCACATACAGTTTGTCATCATGGATTG GAATTTATTACCAGGCCACAGTGGCAGTATCGTCTATGTTGTTGATGCTAAGACGCAACTTCGATATCGGCTCGGAGTGCTGTTTGGAGAATGCAATCGACAAACAGATCAGAAAGTGTTTCAAGCAATCGTACTACACCAGGCAATAACTGAACTTGAGACAAGGTATGGAGACAAAGTGCAAGACTTGAAACCGATGCATAATGATGCACAGGCCTTGGGAACAAAAGATCCTGCTGCAATTCGTAGTCGTCTTGTAAAACACTCTGAGCCAAGCAAAGACTTGAGCAAGCGTGAGCACCTTGAAAGGAAGTCAGAAGTTCGACATGCTATGAACAGCACAGCAATAAGTGATGATACAAGCTTCTCTTCCAAAAAGGATGAAAGTCTGTCTCTTGACTCAGACATGAATTCCTTATCTTCTAGTTTGAATCCCAAATTTGACCCGTCTAACAGCCCTAGCCCAATCCAAAAGGTAACTACTGGCTATCAAAGCCCAGACGTGTCAGGGTATTACACAGGAGCTAGCAACTTCACAATGAACACGGATGATGAGTGA